A window of Zingiber officinale cultivar Zhangliang chromosome 5A, Zo_v1.1, whole genome shotgun sequence contains these coding sequences:
- the LOC121979340 gene encoding probable arabinosyltransferase ARAD1, whose protein sequence is MAGTGKHFAVARSTSSVVAFLSLLALFSAFLLFYYVRYSSSSRCLLISDSLDAPLHLSKGGPDPIPPAEYSFLASLEKFLATRATPSGSPGVAAASEGDAPSAAVKALDDSIWKEEAERLYGEPMDPWSSPSVVRVYVYEMPPKFTYDLLWLFRNTYRETWNLTSNGSPVHRLIEQHSVDYWIWADLIAPESERLLKNVIRVHRQEEADLFYIPIFTTISYFLVERQQCKALYREALKWVTDQPAWRRSGGRDHILPVHHPWSFKSVRRFMKKAIWLLPDMDSTGNWYKPGDVWLEKDLILPYVPNVDFCDAQCLHDSQSKRSTLLFFRGRLKRNAGGKIRSKLAAALHNSENVVMVEGSAGETGKATAQAGMRKSLFCLSPAGDTPSSARLFDAIVSGCIPVIVSDELELPFEGILDYRKIALFVSSNDAVQPGWLVNFLMNVDSKQIIEMQNNLAKYSRHFLFSSPAQPLGAEDLAWRMIAGKLVNIKLHMRRSQRVVEGSRNLCTCECRTGNITRVP, encoded by the exons ATGGCGGGGACGGGTAAGCACTTCGCCGTTGCAAGATCCACGTCCTCCGTCGTCGCCTTCCTCTCTCTGCTCGCCCTCTTCTCCGCGTTCCTCCTCTTTTATTACGTGAGGTACTCTTCTTCGTCGAGATGCCTCTTGATCTCTGACTCTCTGGATGCTCCTCTTCACCTCTCCAAAGGAGGCCCTGACCCTATCCCGCCTGCCGAGTACTCCTTCCTCGCCTCGCTCGAGAAGTTCCTAGCCACGCGTGCAACCCCTTCCGGATCCCCGGGCGTTGCTGCCGCTAGTGAGGGCGATGCTCCCTCCGCCGCCGTCAAGGCGCTCGACGACTCGATCTGGAAGGAAGAGGCGGAGAGGCTCTACGGAGAACCAATGGATCCGTGGTCATCTCCCTCGGTGGTACGGGTCTATGTCTACGAGATGCCGCCTAAATTTACCTACGATCTGCTGTGGCTCTTCAGGAACACGTATAGAGAGACTTGGAATCTGACCTCCAATGGCAGCCCTGTGCACCGGCTGATCGAGCAG CATTCTGTGGATTACTGGATCTGGGCAGATTTGATTGCACCAGAGTCTGAGAGGCTTCTGAAGAATGTCATTAGGGTTCATAGGCAAGAGGAGGCAGACTTGTTCTACATCCCAATTTTCACAACAATTAGCTATTTCTTGGTTGAGAGACAGCAATGCAAGGCACTTTACAGG GAAGCTCTAAAGTGGGTGACTGATCAGCCAGCCTGGCGACGATCTGGAGGAAGAGATCATATACTTCCAGTCCATCATCCTTGGTCCTTTAAATCTGTTCGCCGATTTATGAAAAAAGCAATTTGGCTTCTTCCAGATATGGATTCCACTGGAAATTG GTACAAACCAGGGGATGTCTGGCTGGAAAAAGACCTTATTCTTCCTTATGTTCCTAATGTTGATTTTTGTGATGCACAATGCTTACATGATTCTCAGTCAAAAAGAAGCACATTGTTATTCTTTCGTGGAAGGCTGAAGAGAAACGCT GGAGGTAAAATTCGTAGTAAACTTGCAGCAGCACTACATAATAGTGAGAATGTTGTTATGGTAGAGGGAAGTGCTGGTGAAACTGGAAAGGCAACAGCTCAGGCTGGGATGCGCAA GTCGCTCTTTTGCTTGAGCCCAGCTGGTGATACGCCTTCTTCAGCTAGGTTGTTTGATGCAATAGTTAGTGGTTGTATTCCAGTCATTGTCAGTGATGAATTGGAGCTTCCATTTGAAGGAATACTTGATTATCGTAAG ATAGCACTTTTTGTCTCTTCTAACGATGCTGTACAACCGGGATGGCTCGTCAATTTCCTTATGAATGTGGATTCTAAGCAAATTATCGAAATGCAAAATAACCTCGCTAAG TACTCGAGGCATTTCTTATTTTCGAGTCCAGCTCAGCCTCTCGGCGCCGAGGACTTGGCATGGAGAATG ATTGCTGGCAAGTTGGTAAACATCAAGCTGCATATGAGGAGGTCACAACGCGTGGTAGAAGGTTCAAGAAATTTGTGCACCTGTGAATGCAGAACAGGAAACATCACCAGGGTACCGTga
- the LOC121979341 gene encoding serine/threonine protein phosphatase 2A 57 kDa regulatory subunit B' kappa isoform-like → MWKQFLSRLPRKSSKSDASPRSSHGQSGSDVTTSANGNPIQRTSSGNVVASRSTTVKRTASSIFPSSVVTSIDPLLLFKDVSDTEKQNLFVSKLNLCCVVFDFSDPNKNSAEKDKKRQALLDIIDYVDSEGSCFTEPIISSSCKMFASNLFRAFPPNTRSSSGGGETEEQEPTFEPAWSHLQLVYDLFLKFLESSSLDAKIAKKYVHHSFIVRLLHLFDSEDPRERDCLKAILHRIYGKFMAHRPFIRKAVSNIFYQFVFETNRHNGIAELLEVFGSVISGFALPLKEEHKLFLWRVLIPLHKPKGLGVYHQQLTYCVTQFVEKEPKLIIAVINGLLRYWPVTNSQKEIMFLSELEEILEATNEVDIQKCMLPLFQRIGYCINSPHFQVAERALLMWNNDRVISLVSQNWQSVMPLILPALERNIRSHWNQAVLNLTQNIKKLLYEMDEELFLACKKKFEEEEVKQDLMEKGRMTWEHLESTAAFQPATRNVAVQVRPVIAPPVVAALS, encoded by the exons ATGTGGAAGCAATTCCTAAGTAGATTACCTCGAAAGTCTTCCAAATCTGATGCTTCCCCTCGCTCCTCCCATGGCCAATCCGGCAGCGATGTGACGACGTCTGCGAACGGGAACCCAATCCAGAGGACCAGCAGCGGTAATGTAGTTGCCTCCCGATCGACCACTGTCAAGCGGACTGCTTCTTCCATATTCCCGTCGAGTGTAGTAACCAGCATTGATCCTCTACTTTTATTCAAAGATGTTTCTGATACAGAAAAGCAGAACCTTTTCGTCAGCAAGTTGAATCTTTGTTGTGTTGTCTTCGATTTCTCGGATCCCAACAAGAACTCTGCTGAGAAGGATAAGAAGCGGCAGGCACTATTAGATATCATCGATTACGTTGACTCTGAGGGTTCTTGTTTCACTGAGCCCATCATTTCTTCTAGCTGTAAGATGTTTGCTAGCAACTTGTTTAGGGCCTTCCCACCTAATACTCGCTCCAGCTCTGGTGGTGGCGAGACTGAAGAGCAAGAGCCCACGTTTGAACCAGCTTGGTCACACCTGCAACTTGTCTATGATTTGTTCCTTAAGTTTTTAGAGTCGTCCTCACTTGATGCCAAGATTGCGAAGAAGTATGTGCATCATTCTTTCATTGTGAGACTGCTGCACCTCTTTGATTCCGAGGACCCCAGGGAAAGAGATTGCTTGAAAGCAATCTTGCACAGAATCTATGGAAAATTCATGGCGCATCGTCCGTTCATCCGGAAAGCAGTGAGCAATATATTTTACCAGTTTGTGTTTGAGACAAACCGACATAATGGTATTGCTGAATTGCTTGAAGTTTTTGGAAGTGTCATCAGTGGGTTTGCGTTGCCTCTAAAAGAGGAGCATAAACTGTTCCTATGGAGGGTCCTAATACCTTTGCACAAGCCAAAAGGCCTAGGTGTCTATCATCAACAGCTAACTTACTGTGTGACACAATTTGTAGAGAAAGAGCCTAAGCTAATAATTGCAGTTATAAATGGGTTATTGAGATATTGGCCTGTGACTAACAGTCAAAAGGAAATCATGTTTTTAAGTGAGTTGGAGGAAATCTTGGAAGCCACTAATGAAGTGGATATCCAGAAGTGTATGCTTCCTTTGTTCCAGAGGATTGGATATTGTATTAATAGCCCCCATTTCCAG GTTGCAGAGAGAGCCTTACTCATGTGGAACAATGACCGAGTGATTAGTCTGGTATCACAAAATTGGCAATCAGTAATGCCACTAATATTGCCGGCGTTGGAAAGGAACATTCGCAGTCATTGGAATCAAGCTGTTTTGAACCTGACGCAAAACATTAAGAAGTTATTATACGAGATGGATGAAGAACTATTTCTAGCATGCAAAAAGAAGTTTGAGGAGGAGGAAGTGAAACAAGATTTAATGGAGAAGGGAAGGATGACCTGGGAGCACCTGGAGTCGACTGCTGCTTTCCAACCAGCAACTAGGAACGTAGCTGTCCAGGTGAGACCTGTTATTGCTCCTCCAGTTGTTGCTGCTCTCTCTTGA
- the LOC121979343 gene encoding trihelix transcription factor ASIL2-like, which produces MDDTDDEDAGYPPEPRHLKPRPALSSSTRPNPPRIGRHSADLARDDEEEQQKRKQNYADRPSDDEDDDVGGRDGDSSGEDVDSSSDNREKRRRIDKFALGFEFAPHVSATPVAPSKPPTRILPTEWSEELTFVLLDSWGDRYMQNGRKSLRPDQWSEVHKKVLQSSRVHRTDSQCRNRIDTLKKKYRKEKAILTADGKSGSKWVYFKKMDALMSLPSSSLLSSGKQPLPPPQPKLPYGVDAGENVFGSSYVHRDSCDGNSAMRDCVSEDDSDGFPPKRENLSGSSDSSFRMLAESIRKFGEIYEKMESNKRQQISEIERMRKEIQRDLEVQKRQILERAQLEIAKLSEEHGDGNDEEQEDDDDNSGSTENLGGFISASLFLTAFV; this is translated from the exons ATGGACGACACCGACGACGAAGATGCCGGATATCCTCCCGAACCCCGCCACCTCAAGCCTCGGCCCGCCCTTTCCTCGTCGACACGCCCCAATCCTCCTCGTATTGGTCGTCACTCAGCTGATCTCGCCAGAGACGACGAGGAGGAGCAGCAGAAGCGAAAGCAGAATTATGCGGATCGACCTTCAGACGACGAAGATGATGATGTAGGCGGTCGCGATGGGGACTCCAGCGGCGAAGACGTTGATTCCTCGTCCGACAACCGCGAGAAGCGTCGGCGGATCGATAAATTCGCTTTAGGGTTCGAATTTGCCCCGCATGTGTCCGCTACTCCCGTGGCTCCTTCCAAGCCTCCCACCCGGATTTTACCGACGGAGTGGTCGGAAGAATTGACCTTTGTCCTTCTCGATAGCTGGGGTGATCGCTATATGCAGAATGGAAGGAAGAGTCTCCGGCCAGATCAGTGGAGCGAGGTCCATAAGAAGGTTTTGCAGAGTTCCAGGGTTCATCGAACGGATTCTCAGTGCCGGAACCGTATCGATACCCTAAAGAAGAAATACAGAAAAGAGAAGGCGATTTTGACAGCGGACGGAAAATCTGGAAGCAAGTGGGTGTATTTCAAGAAGATGGATGCCTTGATGTCACTGCCGTCATCGTCCCTTCTATCTTCAGGAAAGCAGCCGCTGCCGCCTCCACAACCAAAGCTGCCCTATGGTGTTGATGCTGGAGAGAATGTGTTTGGTAGTTCTTATGTCCACCGAGATAGTTGTGATGGTAATAGTGCAATGAGGGATTGTGTAAGTGAGGACGACTCTGATGGGTTTCCACCAAAGAGGGAAAATTTATCGGGGAGCTCAGATTCTTCCTTTAGGATGCTGGCTGAGTCGATTAGGAAGTTTGGGGAGATCTATGAGAAGATGGAGAGTAACAAGAGGCAGCAGATATCAGAGATAGAAAGGATGAGGAAGGAGATTCAAAGGGATTTGGAGGTGCAAAAAAGACAAATTTTGGAGAGAGCACAATTAGAAATTGCAAAATTAAGTGAGGAGCATGGGGATGGTAATGATGAAGAACAAGAAGACGATGATGATAACAGTGGTTCTACTGAGAACTTGGGCGG GTTTATCTCTGCTTCCCTCTTCCTCACTGCTTTTGtatga